GAGCCCTGTCCCTACCTTGCCGATCAGAGCTGGACCATGAAGTACCAGCACATCGGCGAGATGGCACCGGGCGAGTACGAGCGGCGCTTGCGTCTGGGCTGGTTTAAGTTTGGGGCGTTTCTCCAGCGCCCGGTCTGCGCGACCTGCCAGGAGTGCCTCTCGATGCGGGTGCCCATGGATGAGTGGGAGCCCAACCGGATTCAGCGGCGGACCTTGGCCAAGAACGCGGAGCTGCGGATCGAGGTGGGCACGCCGCCCCAGTGCGACCCGGAGCGCCTGCTGCTCTACAACCGCTACCGGATCGCTCAGACCCAGGAGAAGGGCTGGACTCCCACTCTCATGGACGCGGCCGCCTACCACCGGGAGTTTCTGGTCGGCCCCACCGACATGACCGAGATCAGTGTCTGGGACGGCAGCCGGCTCCGGGCGATCGTGCTGACCGATGTCGAGCCCAATGCCGTCGCGGGAGTCACCCACTACTACGACCCGGACTGGCGCGAGCGCTCGATCGGGCTCTTTGCCATGCTCCAGACCTTCCTGCTCGCCCGCGAGCTGGGCAAGCAGTGGGTCTATCTGGGCTACTATGTGGAGAACAGCCCGACCATGGGCTATAAGCTCCAGTTCCGCCCCTGTGAATTGCGCGACTGGGACGGCACCTGGCGCCGCGTCGAGAAGTAGCCGCTAGGGGGCGATAAAGCCGGGGATGGGGTTGCCGTAGAACGCTCCGGTCTTGTAGGCCGCGAGGCTGGTCGCGGGCTCCGCACCGGGCTCGATCTTGATGGGCAGGAAGTACCAGAGCGTCCCCAGCCTTGCCCCGATCCCGTCGTTGACCACCAGCCCTTTCTCATCTACCGTAAAGGTCGCGGAGCGGATCGGCTTGCCGTCACGGAGGAGCTTGAGCTCGTAGCTTCCCGGGTTGGTTGCCAGGAAGTGCCGCGAGCTATAGTTATTGGCGGAGAGCTTACTCTGATCGCGGTACAGACGAACCTTCACGCAGGTCAGCTTGAGCCGTACCCAACTGGGGTCGCCCGTGTTCTGTCCGGGTGTGGTAAGGCGCTCGTCATGGGTTAGGTAGATCTCGTCGGGGCTTCCTCCCGCACCCAGATGCTTGCTACTGGCAAGCTGCTGGCCTTTGTAGAAGAGATAGGCGCCCAGTCCCTCCAGGCTCTCGGGCGTCCCCCGTAGCCAGAGCCGAATCTCCAGAACCGGCGCTTCCTCGTCGATCTGGAGGTTCATCCCCAGGTAGCCCAGCGGCAGGTTCCAGTCCTGATCCACATAGAACTCTAGCGCACCAGGGGACTTGTCGAAGCGGTCCTTGATAGTCTTGACTAAAAACGTACCGGAGAAGAGTGTCTTCTTCGTGCCGGTGAGGGCGTTCTTGAGGACGATCTGAAAGCGACAGGTACCGCTTTGCGAGATCGCTTTGTCCTCGCCAAGCTCCGGGAGGGTGACCGTTCCCCAGGCTCCTGCGGCCAGCTCGGGAGTCTCCATCGGGGAGGAGAACCACGCGGTGCCGTCGGGCTTGCTCACGTTCATCACGAGCTGGCTCCCGCCCTCCAACGGGCCGGCGATAACAAAGGCGGCGCGCGGGACCCAAGACCAGGCGCGGGCTCCCGTGAAGCGCCGGGTGGTGAGCTGCAGGCTGGGCAGGACAAGAGTGGGCTCCGCGCGCGTGTGGTGTGGCGCAGGCGCGACAAGCGCGGGCAGGGGCAAAGACAGGGGTAAGAGCATGGTGATTTTCTTCTTTCGTCTAGTGGGCTCGGAGCTGCGAGAGCGCCTGAGCGACCAGGCTTGGGTCTAGGGAGTTGTGCTTCTTGAGGAGAAATCGGTACTCCACTCCCTCGTGGCAGGGGGTCTGGGAGAGCGGGAGAATCTCGTAGCCACTGGCGAAGTAGGCCTCCAGCTCGGAGGGAGTGAGCGAGTAGAGCCCCGCTGCGGGCTGGTTCAGCTCGACAATGCTCAGCACGAGCAGGGAGCCGCAGGGGGTCGCCGCATCCAGCTCCCGTAGCCAGAGCAGGCGCTCTCGCCGCGAGAGGCAGTTGAGGAAGAGTGGGGTGTCGGCCGTGGTTGTTTGTGTCAGAGTGTTCATCGCGTCCATTCCTTAATGGCACCCCGTGGGGTGCTCGGTATGACGCTAGAATACGAGGCCATCGTAAGGTCTCCGTAATTTTTGCGGGGCGATCAAAAAAGCAGGCAGCTATTTTTCGAAGGGGCTCGCGTGGGGAAGGGTGGCTACTAAAGCCTTCAGGGAGTCTAGCGAGGCATGGAAGCCTGCCTGATAGAGCGCCTCGTAGCGCTCCTGGCCCAGGCGCTCCGGGAGGTTGGCGAAGGGGCGTGTGTGGACCCCTTCGTCGTCGGGAGGAGCCTCCCAGCCTGCGTGGGTGTTCCACTGCTCACGAAGCGCCGTCTCCGCGCCTTGAAGCTGAGCAGCCTCCTCCCAGTGCTCCCCACGGATGGCCTGGTGGCAGTAGCATGTCAGGCAGTCGGCGACAATAGGCCAGTTTTCGAGGGCGCATGAGAGCGCAAATCCCTCGTGAAGCAGGGGGAGGGCTCGTTCGGGCTCGCCCAAGAGAGGCAAGAGAAACGCCTGGCCGCGTAGCATAAAGCACAAGGTAAAGTCCTGCTGGGCACGACGGCACACGGCAGTCCCCTCCTCTGCGAAGTGCTGGGCTTGTTCAAAGTAAGTGCGCCGCTCCTGCGCGTTGGTGGTGAGGTGGCCACGGGAGGCGAAGACACAAAAGAGGCCGCTGTAGTTGCGCGCCAGCCGCACATCGTTGCCGAGGGCTTGGTTGCAGAGTCGTGCCTCTTCGTAGTGGGCAACAGCCTCGTCGAAGCGCGTCTCGAAGTAGAGTAGGTTGCCTAGGTTATTGAGCTCCTCGGCGATGGTCTCTCGGAGGGGAAGAAGCGCAGCCTCACTCGCGCCTGCTGTCGTGCGCTCCTCCAGCAAGCGCCGGTTGTACTCGTAGGACTGCTGCTGGTGAAAGCGTGCGGTGCTATAGTCGCCTAGGTCTAGGTAGGCTGGTCCCAGACACCCATGCAAGGCTGCTAGCTCCCCTTCAGCGACACCGGCGGCAGTGGCCTGAGCAAGCGTCTGGGTGAGGTAGGCCAAGGCAAGCTGTCGTGAGTAGGTGACCTTCCAGAAGGGGTTGGCCGCCAGGCACAGGGCGGTTGCTAGGGCAGGCGATAGGGAGAGAGTTCGCTCAAGGGCGGCGCTGACATTATCCTGGGCCTGCTTGAAAGACTGGATGCCCTGAGTGATCTGGCCACCAGTGAGGAGGGGCTGCCAGTCTTTCAAGCAGGCCAGAAAAAACTCGGCGTGGGCCTGAGTGAGTCGCGCGGACTCGAGGGGGGAGAGCCTCTCTAGGCCGTACTCGCGCAGGGTCTCCAGGAGCCTAAAGCGCTCCCCGTCAGCTCTTAAAAACGAGCTATCTACCAGGGCCTGGAGATAGTCAATGGCAAGCAGCTCCCCGGTGATCGTCTCAGCGGCCTCGACGGAAAAGCTGCCTCGGAAGATGCACAGCTGCGTGAAGAAGTACTGGACATCGGGAGCCAGGAGGCTCCAGCCCCAGTCGAGGGCGGCACGGAGGCTGGTGTGGCGTGCCTCTCGATCCCTTCGCTTGTCCGCCAGCAGGTCAAAGCGGCGGGAGAGGCGCTCCAGAATCTGTGCGGGGGTGAGAATAGCCATGCGCGCCGCCGCCAGCTCCAGAGCGAGGGGCAGGCCATCTAGGCGACGACAGAGGTCGGTGACGATACTTTTATTTTTATCGGTGAGGGTGAAGTCCGGGCGAGCCCGCTGTGCCCGGTCACAGAAGAGCGCGACAGCGTCTTCGGCGACCAGAGGGGAGAGCGGGAAGACCTGCTCCGCCGCGAGGTTGAGCTTGATGCGGGAGGTGACAATCAGCCGCAGGGTCGGGATCGCTCGCTGAAGCGCATCGACTGCCTCGGGGCCGCCAGTGGCCACGAGCTGCTCGAAGTTGTCCAGTGCCAGTGTCTGGCCCTCCAAGGCCGCCCGGAGACGGACGAGTGTGGCCTCATCGGAGGGCGGTAGCTCTAGAGCAGCGACCAGCGCTTCGTGGAGCCGCGAGCCCTCGCGAAGGGAGCTCAGGGAGAGGAAGCGAATGCCCTCTAGCTCCTGCACCAGCCGCGTCTTGCCCGTGCCACCCGGTCCCAGTATGGTAACCAGCCGGTGCTCGCGTAAGAGACGAACAATCTCATCTTTTTCCCATTGGCGGCCAAAGAAGGCATTGAGAGGACGTTGGAGAACCGGAGCCCACTCCGTCTGTGCCTGCCCCTCCTCTTTCCTACTCTCCGTAAAGACTGACAGGAGCAGAGCAGGCTCAAGCGCTTGTCGTCGCTCACGGGCGCTCTCTGCCAGTGCGGCGAGCCGCTCTCGCTCACTGAGCAGCGCATCCAGGTAGAAGCCGGGGGCGAGCTCTCCCTGGTAGAGCGCCAGTGCGCTATCCAGATGCCCTGCCTGAGCGAGGCTGTCCTTGGCACTCGCGGCGCGCCGGAGCGCCTCCTGAAACGCGACCACATCGACCTGGACGGAGCTTGCGAGCCCTACCTGGAGGCGGTCCGCGATCAGGACACTCCCCGGAGCGGTGCCCGCGGGTTCGAGCTGTTTTCGAAGAACGGCGAGGGTCTGCTTAAAACGGTTACGCGCATCGTCGAAGTCAATCTCGGGCCAGATGAGGTCGATCACTTCCTCGCGGGGGCGCAGGCGACCTGGTGCAAGGGCGAGCAGTGCTAGCAGTGCCCCTGTCTTCCGGCCCGCGAGCTCGTCTAGAACCAGGCTCCCTCGCCGGGCACGAACTCCCCCAAAAAGCTCGAAATGCCAGTTCTCCACGGGGTTATTTTAACTGAAGAACTGATAAAATGATGTCATGAAGAACCACGCTTGCCATCGGTTTCAGCGCGCCCTCTCGCGCCGTGAGCTCCTCCAGACCAGCGCGTCGGGCTTTGGGATGCTCGCCCTTGCTGGGCTCCTCGCCGACGAAGCCAAAGCGGCGGAGAACCCGCTTGCGCCCAAGAAGCCGCACTTTCCCGCAAAAGCCAAGCGCGTGATCTTTCTGTTCATGCACGGGGGACCGTCGCAGGTGGACACCTTCGACCCCAAGCCGCTCCTCACGCGCGACAGTGGCAAGCCCTACAGCGGCCAGCGCCCGCGCGTGGTCTTTGCCCAGACCGGCAACCTGCTCGGCTCTCCGTGGAAGTTCAACCACTACGGCAAGTGCGGCACCGAGGTCAGCGATCTCTTCCCCAATGTCGCCCAGTGTGTCGATGAGATGTGCGTCATCCGCTCGCTCCACGGTAGCAACCCGGCCCATGGCGGCGCGCTGCTCAAGGTCCACACCGGCACCGATGTCGGGATTCGACCGTCGATGGGGAGCTGGGCGGTCTATGGTCTTGGGACAGAGAACCAGAACCTGCCGGGCTACGTGACCATCTGCCCCACGCTGGGCCATGGCGGTGTCCAGAACTGGAGCTCCGCGTTCCTGCCCGCCTGGACCCAGGGCACCCCGATCGGCAATGCGTCGGTGAAGGCCAAAGAGGCCAAGCTCGCGCACCTAGGCAACGCCGATGCGTCGGCGGCGCTCCAGCGCCTCCAGCTCGATAATCTCCACGCTCTAGACTCCGAGCAGCTCAGCCACTGGGGCGTGGACCCGGTCTTGGAGGGCCGTATCCAGAGCTTCGAGCTCGCCTTCCGCATGCAGGTCGAGGCCCCCAAGCTCATGGATATCTCCGGCGAGACCCAGGCGA
This genomic interval from Armatimonas rosea contains the following:
- a CDS encoding AfsR/SARP family transcriptional regulator; this encodes MENWHFELFGGVRARRGSLVLDELAGRKTGALLALLALAPGRLRPREEVIDLIWPEIDFDDARNRFKQTLAVLRKQLEPAGTAPGSVLIADRLQVGLASSVQVDVVAFQEALRRAASAKDSLAQAGHLDSALALYQGELAPGFYLDALLSERERLAALAESARERRQALEPALLLSVFTESRKEEGQAQTEWAPVLQRPLNAFFGRQWEKDEIVRLLREHRLVTILGPGGTGKTRLVQELEGIRFLSLSSLREGSRLHEALVAALELPPSDEATLVRLRAALEGQTLALDNFEQLVATGGPEAVDALQRAIPTLRLIVTSRIKLNLAAEQVFPLSPLVAEDAVALFCDRAQRARPDFTLTDKNKSIVTDLCRRLDGLPLALELAAARMAILTPAQILERLSRRFDLLADKRRDREARHTSLRAALDWGWSLLAPDVQYFFTQLCIFRGSFSVEAAETITGELLAIDYLQALVDSSFLRADGERFRLLETLREYGLERLSPLESARLTQAHAEFFLACLKDWQPLLTGGQITQGIQSFKQAQDNVSAALERTLSLSPALATALCLAANPFWKVTYSRQLALAYLTQTLAQATAAGVAEGELAALHGCLGPAYLDLGDYSTARFHQQQSYEYNRRLLEERTTAGASEAALLPLRETIAEELNNLGNLLYFETRFDEAVAHYEEARLCNQALGNDVRLARNYSGLFCVFASRGHLTTNAQERRTYFEQAQHFAEEGTAVCRRAQQDFTLCFMLRGQAFLLPLLGEPERALPLLHEGFALSCALENWPIVADCLTCYCHQAIRGEHWEEAAQLQGAETALREQWNTHAGWEAPPDDEGVHTRPFANLPERLGQERYEALYQAGFHASLDSLKALVATLPHASPFEK
- a CDS encoding DUF1501 domain-containing protein, which codes for MKNHACHRFQRALSRRELLQTSASGFGMLALAGLLADEAKAAENPLAPKKPHFPAKAKRVIFLFMHGGPSQVDTFDPKPLLTRDSGKPYSGQRPRVVFAQTGNLLGSPWKFNHYGKCGTEVSDLFPNVAQCVDEMCVIRSLHGSNPAHGGALLKVHTGTDVGIRPSMGSWAVYGLGTENQNLPGYVTICPTLGHGGVQNWSSAFLPAWTQGTPIGNASVKAKEAKLAHLGNADASAALQRLQLDNLHALDSEQLSHWGVDPVLEGRIQSFELAFRMQVEAPKLMDISGETQATLDMYGIDKDPTDNFGRQCLLARRFCEAGVRFVQVTHSYKWDQHGDLKNGHTRNAAEVDKPIAGLLKDLKQRGLLEDTLVLWGGEFGRTPTAQGGDGRDHNPHGFTMWMAGGGVNPGTTYGSTDDYGWFAEGDKCHIHDLHATMLHLLGIDHTKLTYRYAGRDYRLTDVEGVVAAKVLKDPSSLKLV